From a single Rutidosis leptorrhynchoides isolate AG116_Rl617_1_P2 chromosome 5, CSIRO_AGI_Rlap_v1, whole genome shotgun sequence genomic region:
- the LOC139848808 gene encoding uncharacterized protein, which produces MLVPKKVEVFVWRVLKGRILVLIELDKRGVNLHSVRCPKCDNAIECISHSLLSCEKVRDIWVRIFDWWSMPRPPNFDLRGLLEGNLGQVGSELGKNLWQAVMWMCMYLVWKSRNEKVFKNKDWNVSVAVCEIQVKSYEWVAKRCKAKVIDWDSWLHNPQDIFL; this is translated from the coding sequence ATGCTTGTACCCAAAAAGGTAGAGGTGTTCGTTTGGAGGGTCTTAAAAGGtagaattctggttttgattgaatTGGATAAGAGGGGTGTCAACTTACATTCGGTTCGTTGTCCAAAATGTGATAATGCTATCGAATGTATTAGCCACTCCCTCTTGTCTTGCGAAAAAGTTCGAGACATTTGGGTTAGAATCTTTGATTGGTGGAGTATGCCAAGGCCACCAAATTTTGATCTTCGAGGTCTTTTAGAAGGTAACTTGGGGCAAGTTGGTTCGGAATTGGGTAAAAATTTATGGCAAGCGGTAATGTGGATGTGCATGTACTTAGTGTGGAAAAGTCGTAATGAAAAAGTCTTCAAAAACAAAGATTGGAATGTGTCGGTTGCGGTGTGTGAAATTCAAGTCAAGAGTTACGAATGGGTTGCGAAAAGATGCAAAGCGAAAGTAATCGATTGGGATAGTTGGCTACATAATCCTCAAGACATTTTTTTATAA